In Drosophila innubila isolate TH190305 chromosome 2R unlocalized genomic scaffold, UK_Dinn_1.0 1_C_2R, whole genome shotgun sequence, the following are encoded in one genomic region:
- the LOC117785600 gene encoding WD repeat-containing protein 48 homolog, translating to MLTHKTCQARKKMQVSFVIRDAEEKQHRNGVNALQLDANNGKLYSAGRDAIIRVWNTRTESNDKYIQSMEHHNDWVNDIVLCCNGRNLISASCDTTVKVWNAHKGFCMSTLRTHRDYVQALAYAKDREQVASAGLDKAIFLWDVNTLTALTASNNTVTTSSLTGSKDSIYSLAMNPSGTVIVSGSTENILRIWDPRTCMRSMKLRGHTENVRCLVVSPDGNQVVSGSSDGTIKVWNLGQQRCIQTIHVHKEGVWSLLMSENFQYIISGSRDRNIIVTEMRNPSNKMLVCEEKAPVLSLGYNMDKTGVWATTWNSDIRCWKLPMYDRCTLTSGGGMDAQWTQGGTDLACIKGGAAIKECTVLNDKRYIITKDSQDQVVVYDVLRVVKKDDLGTVDYEEEIKKRNKQVYIPNWFTVDLKTGMPTIVLGQEEVDCFSAWVSIEAGLPECDEPTTEIKINYGKLLLEALLEYWTPPHSVPPNDIEPDVRGNGYFQVPKHTPVIFSEVGGRTVCRLLVRDAAGDSESTLLHETAPQWVTDVVIERNIPKFLKIPFFLQPHPQMTKPERTKKDRLVANEFIQCRKVCEHVLEKVLNAETTPSGGNNANNSLQNSQSDANSEGSQLPAEERIELWCNDVVVDPNMDLRTVRHFIWKQSTDLTFQYKTKQNFNFDGSIGDSLERVTRKY from the exons atGTTGACGCACAAAACTTGCCAGGCACGAAAAAAAATGCAG GTTTCCTTTGTGATACGAGACGCAGAGGAAAAGCAGCATAGAAACGGTGTCAATGCTCTGCAATTGGATGCCAACAATGGCAAGTTGTATTCGGCCGGACGGGATGCCATTATACGGGTGTGGAATACACGGACGGAGTCAAATGACAAATACATTCAGTCCATGGAACATCACAACGATTGGGTCAACGATATTGTGCTCTGTTGTAATGGGAGAAATT TGATCAGCGCCAGCTGTGATACCACCGTCAAAGTGTGGAACGCCCACAAAGGCTTCTGCATGTCCACACTGCGCACTCACCGGGATTATGTGCAGGCGCTGGCCTATGCCAAGGATCGGGAGCAGGTGGCCAGTGCCGGACTGGACAAGGCCATATTCCTGTGGGACGTGAATACGCTGACGGCGTTAACGGCCAGCAATAACACCGTGACCACCTCTAGTCTGACTGGATCGAAGGACTCGATCTACAGCCTGGCCATGAATCCCTCCGGCACCGTGATTGTGAGTGGCTCCACGGAGAACATTCTCCGGATTTGGGATCCTCGCACCTGCATGCGCAGCATGAAACTTCGTGGACACACGGAGAATGTCCGTTGTTTGGTCGTGTCGCCGGATGGCAATCAGGTCGTATCCGGCAGCTCCGATGGCACCATCAAGGTGTGGAACCTGGGCCAACAGCGTTGCATTCAGACCATCCATGTGCACAAGGAGGGCGTATGGTCACTCCTAATGAGTGAGAATTTCCAATACATCATATCCGGCAGTCGGGATCGTAATATCATAGTGACGGAAATGCGAAATCCGAGCAACAAGATGCTTGTGTGCGAGGAGAAGGCTCCGGTGTTGAGTCTGGGCTACAACATGGACAAGACCGGAGTGTGGGCAACCACCTGGAACTCGGACATTCGCTGCTGGAAGCTGCCCATGTACGATAGATGTACCTTGACCTCCGGCGGAGGCATGGATGCACAGTGGACACAGGGTGGCACGGATCTGGCGTGCATAAAAGGCGGAGCCGCCATCAAGGAGTGCACCGTGCTGAACGACAAGCGATATATTATCACAAAGGACTCACAGGATCAGGTGGTGGTCTATGATGTACTCCGTGTGGTCAAGAAGGATGATCTGGGAACAGTCGACTACGAGGAGGAGATCAAAAAGCGCAATAAACAAGTCTACATTCCAAATTGGTTTACGGTTGATTTAAAAACTGGA ATGCCAACGATTGTTTTGGGACAGGAAGAAGTTGATTGCTTCTCCGCTTGGGTTTCCATTGAAGCCGGTCTGCCGGAATGTGACGAACCGACAACGGAGATCAAG ATAAACTATGGCAAACTGCTGCTGGAGGCACTGTTGGAGTATTGGACGCCGCCGCACAGTGTACCACCGAATGACATAGAGCCGGATGTGCGGGGTAACGGTTATTTTCAGGTGCCCAAGCACACACCCGTTATATTTAG TGAGGTGGGTGGACGCACAGTGTGTCGACTGCTTGTGAGGGATGCAGCGGGCGACAGTGAGAGTACCTTGCTCCACGAGACGGCTCCACAGTGGGTGACGGACGTGGTGATCGAGAGGAATATACCCAAATTCCTTAAAATACCCTTCTTCCTGCAGCCACATCCACAGATGACCAAACCGGAGCGTACTAAAAAG GATCGATTGGTGGCCAACGAGTTTATACAGTGCCGAAAAGTATGCGAACATGTCCTCGAAAAAGTCCTGAATGCCGAAACAACTCCAAGTGGAGGCAACAATGCAAATAACTCACTACAAAACAGTCAGAGCGATGCCAACTCGGAGGGATCTCAACTTCCGGCGGAGGAGCGCATTGAGTTGTGGTGCAACGATGTG GTCGTTGATCCGAATATGGATCTGCGGACAGTTCGTCATTTTATATGGAAACAATCGACtgatttaacatttcaatataaaacaaagcaaaactttaactttgatg GTTCAATCGGTGATAGTTTGGAGCGCGTCACAcgcaaatattga
- the LOC117785604 gene encoding uncharacterized protein LOC117785604, protein MAETRNKDACTICEKVGLKPFTKDNVFNYYIPLHGLVSYGALSVNVMNPQIVPKLLPKKDLTNVFLISAVVGSAFYIYGRPHLADIQNSKRGVYALLGATLFSMGSVLAWALIKSALPKDNSLLATVAGLGAGAVIVKVATDYIQDVDKLKK, encoded by the coding sequence ATGGCAGAAACACGAAATAAAGATGCCTGTACGATTTGTGAGAAAGTGGGTTTAAAACCGTTTACCAAAGACAACGTTTTCAACTATTATATACCACTGCACGGTCTGGTTAGCTACGGAGCGCTGAGCGTCAACGTCATGAATCCCCAAATTGTACCCAAGCTGCTGCCCAAAAAGGATCTGACAAATGTGTTTCTCATTTCCGCCGTTGTCGGCAGTGCTTTCTACATTTACGGCCGTCCACACTTGGCGGATATTCAGAACAGCAAGCGCGGAGTGTACGCATTACTTGGTGCTACACTGTTCAGCATGGGATCAGTTCTTGCCTGGGCGCTGATTAAGTCGGCGTTGCCAAAGGATAATTCACTGCTGGCCACTGTTGCCGGGCTGGGCGCAGGTGCTGTTATTGTCAAAGTTGCCACAGACTACATTCAGGACGTTGACAAGCTCAAGAAGTAA
- the LOC117785598 gene encoding F-box/LRR-repeat protein 6, producing the protein MSETECMAEETTTPNEDGDKVKREVQQTVLSARAIEAKEIDTMYTDKDKNKEKTVDIHTLTPSTPSQTPPQLLAAEATTTTATTTTASIPENILSPPKSEPQTDETNTATSTSCSPASQSEDQRSPVGGGGGGEGGREEKPTVLVKEPTTPKQQMQLMDLNLDTELNLDLDRATTINGRIPKSGKPGLNKKLNKSPSTSPRASRARKPKALPMYESEISAHKVGIKLCIKKSDTVATPTSTPTEVSTISAAPTRINKPIAPSKTARKRVRKPKPQDSDESEYEPRKKKAGGGGGGNNNGDRHRKISTQSAETATAAEPVEQSSWGHKLPEEVLFRIFQLAVDKEGCLPTLFRMGRVCSLWRQVSLRPTLWRTMDLSTWIKEKYRTELKLKWFVDNRCSACTELNVSNWKITDINCFLVKLSNGCPNLTGITLSGWKGFTSDHLTYLVENMHKLQRLDLSSINVEMNASKSAVGVNSLCNALQTMGSRLTHLYLAHNRLAGIPNIVSILSTHCPNLTLLDLSNVTTQATSHGVLYIEKLQHGCQNLRVLRVTNSHITPSTAGMQEIMDSPGFPNLEELSVAALTDESRIISDDHLQRILKSSSKLKLLDVRNCTRLTHESLIRLPAWDIKHLFLSGCSVTRDMGSGLELIASKWAHSLIELDLAWANVQQPIDNALRALAEKGSESPLAHLNLCGSSVSEEAVKEILTNCVHMSSINLASCRGLPRGVKRLMQGPQELHELREVLGVQLRVQ; encoded by the exons ATGAGTGAAACGGAATGCATGGCGGAGGAGACAACGACACCAAACGAAGATGGCGATAAAGTAAAACGAGAAGTGCAGCAAACAGTGTTATCGGCCAGGGCTATCGAAGCCAAAGAAATCGATACAATGTATACGGATAAGGATAAGAATAAAGAGAAAACAGTAGATATCCATACGTTGACTCCGTCGACGCCATCACAGACGCCTCCACAGCTGCTGGCGGCTgaagcaacaactacaacagcaaccacaacaacagcaagcatACCAGAGAATATATTATCGCCACCCAAATCGGAGCCACAAACGGATGAAACAAATACAGCCACATCCACGTCCTGCTCACCGGCATCACAATCCGAAGATCAGCGATCGCCTgtaggaggaggaggaggaggcgagGGAGGAAGAGAAGAGAAGCCAACAGTTTTAGTTAAAGAACCAACAACTCCAAAGCAACAGATGCAACTGATGGATCTAAATCTGGATACGGAACTGAATCTGGATCTGGATCGGGCAACGACTATCAATGGCAGAATTCCCAAGTCGGGCAAACCAG GGCTTAACAAGAAGCTAAATAAATCGCCATCGACATCGCCGAGAGCGTCGCGAGCGAGAAAACCGAAGGCGTTGCCGATGTACGAGAGCGAGATAAGTGCCCACAAAGTGGGAATCAAGCTGTGCATCAAAAAGtcggacacagtggcaacgccgacgtcgacgccgaCAGAGGTTTCAACAATTTCTGCAGCTCCAACGAGAATTAACAAACCGATAGCTCCATCGAAAACAGCTCGAAAACGAGTTCGGAAACCGAAACCACAGGACAGTGACGAAAGTGAATACGAACCGCGCAAGAAGAAAGCCGGAGGGGGAGGAGGCGGTAACAACAACGGGGATCGCCACAGGAAGATATCAACGCAGTCGGCagagactgcgactgcggcagAGCCAGTGGAGCAGAGTTCTTGGGGCCACAAGTTACCCGAAGAAGTGCTCTTCCGg ATCTTTCAACTGGCTGTCGATAAGGAGGGCTGTCTGCCCACACTGTTCCGCATGGGTCGCGTCTGTTCCCTCTGGCGACAGGTTTCTTTAAGGCCGACATTATGGCGCACTATGGATCTGAGCACCTGGATCAAGGAAAAGTATCGCACGGAACTCAAACTCAAGTGGTTTGTGGATAATCGATGCAGTGCTTGCACTGAATTGAATGTCT CCAATTGGAAGATAACGGACATTAATTGCTTCCTGGTGAAACTGTCCAATGGCTGTCCAAATCTGACTGGCATTACGTTATCCGGTTGGAAAGGTTTCACATCGGATCACTTGACCTATCTGGTGGAGAATATGCATAAGCTGCAGCGCCTAGACTTGAGCTCTATCAAT GTCGAGATGAATGCCAGTAAAAGTGCCGTAGGCGTCAACTCACTTTGCAATGCACTGCAAACAATGGGGAGTCGATTGACCCATTTATACTTGGCCCACAATCGTCTGGCGGGTATACCTAATATTGTCAGCATACTTTCG acacactgtCCGAATTTGACGCTCCTGGATCTCTCAAATGTCACCACACAGGCAACATCTCATGGCGTGTTGTATATCGAAAAACTGCAGCATGGTTGCCAAAACCTGAGGGTATTACGTGTCACCAATTCACACATAACACCAAGCACAGCCGGCATGCAGGAGATT ATGGACTCACCTGGCTTTCCCAATCTCGAGGAGCTTTCCGTGGCAGCTCTAACCGATGAATCCCGCATTATAAGCGATGATCACTTGCAGCGCATACTGAAAAGCAGTTCAAAGTTGAAGCTACTCGATGTTCGCAATTGCACGCGACTCACGCACGAAAGTCTCATACGTTTGCCCGCCTGGGATATCAAGCATTTATTCCTTTCGGGCTGCTCGGTTACCCGCGATATGGG TTCGGGTCTGGAACTAATTGCCTCCAAGTGGGCGCACAGTCTGATTGAACTGGATCTGGCCTGGGCAAATGTACAGCAACCGATAGATAATGCACTGCGTGCACTGGCAGAAAAGGGCAGTGAGTCGCCATTGGC TCATTTAAATCTTTGCGGCTCATCCGTTTCGGAGGAGGCTGTGAAGGAAATACTCACGAATTGTGTGCACATGAGCTCAATTAATCTGGCATCCTGTCGAGGATTACCGCGTGGTGTGAAGCGACTAATGCAAGGACCTCAGGAGCTGCACGAACTGCGTGAGGTGCTTGGCGTGCAATTGAGAGTGCAGTAG
- the LOC117784168 gene encoding UPF0605 protein GA14893: MDHTTTPEPHLVPGYTGHCAQNRDRVGKSYGIQTHKLLIDPCINHAPELIVAPIDAKPDLKDYPTQNELRILHDREEFVDSVYKHPIIPGYAGFVPNMFTQTGKRYVAAATAGVAQHETLMQRYRCDNRTLRHRDLLESGNGLFEHKLNERLLPRTSYRAPLIPVTGRSRGIREEKCPPTSEKLTYSKFTTPHFLDDDDKDKFIINGYAAHIPMAVTRFGEPSKVLTHHALCSFSNYMYKKKRDKWCCGQDLSTPAIQCPPVGHFVIYHNDHGMNPSYAGHVPGHLYKYGRTYGKTTYHAKRWLEIHKDLLVLPEIANLDYEY; encoded by the exons ATGGATCATACCACAACGCCTGAACCTCATTTGGTACCAGG GTATACTGGTCATTGTGCTCAGAATCGTGATCGCGTGGGAAAATCGTATGGCATCCAAACGCACAAACTACTTATCGATCCGTGTATTAACCATGCGCCGGAACTGATCGTAGCGCCCATAGACGCCAAGCCCGATCTCAAGGATTATCCAACACAGAATGAACTAAGGATCCTTCATGATCGCGAGGAGTTTGTCGACTCCGTTTACAAGCATCCAATAATTCCTGGCTATGCGGGCTTCGTTCCCAACATGTTCACCCAGACGGGCAAGCGATACGTCGCCGCTGCTACCGCCGGAGTCGCTCAACACGAGACGTTGATGCAACGCTATCGTTGTGACAATCGCACTCTCCGACACCGCGACCTTCTTGAGAGCGGGAACGGTCTCTTTGAGCACAAGTTGAACGAGCGCCTG ctacCGAGAACCTCTTACCGTGCTCCACTGATACCGGTGACTGGTCGTTCCAGAGGCATCAGGGAAGAGAAGTGTCCACCGACGTCGGAAAAGTTGACCTATAGTAAGTTTACGACACCACACTTtctggatgatgatgataaggATAAGTTCATCATCAACGGATATGCCGCACATATTCCGATGGCCGTGACACGTTTTGGAGAGCCCAGCAAGGTGTTGACCCATCACGCCCTCTGCAGTTTTTCCAACTATATGTATAAGAAGAAGCGGGATAAGTGGTGCTGTGGCCAGGATTTATCCACACCCGCCATTCAATGCCCGCCAGTTGGACACTTTGTGATCTATCACAACGACCATGGCATGAATCCCAGCTATGCGGGTCATGTTCCCGGACATCTGTACAAATACGGTCGGACATACGGAAAGACAACATATCATGCGAAACGATGGCTCGAAATTCACAAGGATCTTTTAGTTCTGCCAGAGATTGCGAATTTGGATTATGAGTACTAG
- the LOC117785063 gene encoding NADPH:adrenodoxin oxidoreductase, mitochondrial → MSLTRHFLNCRRNLINIYSSSFSTSAINLQAVQQATGTKRICIVGAGPAGFYAAQYLLKQLSDCAVDIVEKLPVPFGLVRFGVAPDHPEVKNVINTFTKTAENPRLRFFGNVTLGTDVTLQELRERYHAVLLTYGADQDRELQLENEEQAHVLSARQFVAWYNGLPGAEQLQPDLNGRDVTIVGQGNVAVDVARMLLTPIDSLKLTDTTDYALQALAESKVERVHLVGRRGPLQAAFTIKELREMLKLPNVETCWRPQDFTGIEAQVGKLQRPRKRLTELMLKSIGEQSSRKVGISNNKQFLPIFLRAPKSIGQRQMEFSITKLRENAAVVTEETESLPSDLILRSIGYKSSCADAGINFDTQRGHVCNQQGRVLKDNKAQLTEPEPGLYVAGWLATGPTGVILTTMNVAFSVAKTICDDMAANVIDTTSVKPGLAPDNRRIVTWEGWQRIDKHETEAGKPMGKPREKIVSIPELLRIAGV, encoded by the exons atgagTCTAACGCGtcactttttaaattgcaggcgtaatttaataaatatttacagcaGTAGCTTTAGTACAAgtgcaattaatttacaagCTGTGCAACAGGCGACTGGAACTAAGCGAATTTGCATTGTGGGCGCTGGTCCCGCCGGTTTCTATGCGgcacaatatttattaaaacagcTGAGCGATTGTGCCGTGGACATTGTTGAGAAACTGCCGGTGCCCTTTGGATTGGTGCG CTTTGGAGTTGCGCCCGATCATCCGGAGGTGAAGAATGTCATCAATACGTTTACAAAGACAGCGGAGAATCCGCGCTTACGTTTTTTCGGCAACGTAACGCTTGGCACTGACGTAACGCTTCAGGAATTGAGAGAACGTTATCACGCCGTCCTGCTCACCTATGGAGCCGATCAGGATCGCGAGCTGCAACTGGAGAATGAGGAACAGGCGCATGTGTTATCGGCCCGTCAGTTTGTCGCCTGGTACAATGGATTACCCGGAGCGGAGCAACTGCAGCCGGATCTGAATGGCAGAGACGTGACAATTGTGGGTCAAGGTAACGTCGCCGTCGACGTGGCTCGAATGCTGCTGACTCCAATTGACAGCCTAAAG CTCACAGATACCACGGACTATGCACTCCAGGCTTTGGCGGAGAGTAAAGTGGAGCGTGTCCACTTGGTAGGACGTCGAGGTCCTTTACAGGCTGCCTTCACCATTAAGGAACTGCGCGAGATGCTGAAATTGCCAAATGTGGAGACTTGCTGGCGACCCCAAGATTTTACGG GCATTGAGGCACAGGTTGGCAAGTTACAGAGGCCACGCAAGCGACTCACGGAGCTGATGCTGAAGAGTATTGGGGAACAGAGCAGCCGTAAAGTGGGAATATCGAATAACAAGCAGTTTCTACCCATTTTTCTGCGTGCTCCCAAGTCCATTGGCCAGCGGCAAATGGAATTTTCCATTACAAAACTAAGAGAAAATGCAGCGGTGGTCACTGAGGAAACGGAAAGTCTGCCCTCCGATCTGATCCTGCGTAGCATTGGCTACAAATCGAGTTGTGCCGATGCTGGCATTAATTTTGATACGCAACGCGGACATGTGTGCAATCAGCAGGGGCGTGTCCTGAAGGATAACAAGGCACAGCTGACAGAGCCGGAGCCGGGACTCTATGTGGCTGGCTGGTTGGCAACTGGGCCAACAGGTGTTATTCTGACCACCATGAATGTGGCCTTCTCTGTGGCCAAAACCATTTGCGATGACATGGCGGCCAATGTTATTGACACCACTTCAGTTAAACCTGGACTCGCACCGGACAACAGACGTATTGTCACCTGGGAAGGTTGGCAGCGCATTGACAAACACGAAACGGAAGCGGGAAAACCGATGGGAAAACCCCGTGAGAAAATTGTCAGTATTCCGGAACTGTTGCGAATCGCTGGTGTCTGA
- the LOC117785064 gene encoding uncharacterized protein LOC117785064: protein MWTHALLIVACLWALVAAAPFPTPIWSPEQVGDYFNGIFRSVVGPILGFDNGVNNNNTTSN from the exons ATGTGGACGCACGCTTTACTGATCGTCGCCTGCTTGTGGGCACTTGTTGCAGCCGCTCCCTTTCCCACACCCATTTGGAGTCCAGAGCAAGTGGGCG ATTACTTTAATGGCATCTTTCGCTCTGTGGTTGGACCAATCCTTGGATTTGATAATGGTgtcaataataacaacaccaCAAGCAATTAA
- the LOC117784522 gene encoding UPF0605 protein GA14893, whose product MSYSNRYGFDFHLPDGGWCNPKNDMYFRRSVEWVPVRSAGVGRSFAISNGVIYPRVIGMLPRYGGHVPGEIFNVGHSFGRSTIDAKRWLALHRD is encoded by the exons atgtccTACTCAAATC GTTATGGCTTTGATTTCCATTTGCCGGACGGCGGATGGTGTAATCCAAAGAACGACATGTATTTCCGGCGTAGTGTCGAATGGGTTCCGGTACGGAGTGCTGGTGTTGGACGTTCGTTTGCCATTTCCAACGGCGTAATTTATCCGCGCGTCATTGGAATGCTGCCACGCTACGGCGGACACGTGCCCGGTGAGATCTTTAATGTGGGTCACTCCTTTGGACGCTCCACAATCGATGCTAAGCGCTGGCTGGCCCTGCATCGCGATTAA
- the LOC117784521 gene encoding uncharacterized protein LOC117784521 isoform X2, which produces MSSSDEDSIIAQLKRSVEAIVAKTGPNSKFAEDLMQKIGKLQTKMESLTESDRHKFISEMKGSFQEAIARIERRLLTHSNLAQTFSTSIFVAVIFLIVSVFALFGFKLYKSLTEKELKKQEKLKSKQQKKSKKSN; this is translated from the exons ATGAGTTCTAGTGACGAAGATTCCATCATTGCACAACTGAAGCGTTCGGTTGAGGCCATTGTGGCCAAGACAGGACCCAATAGCAAATTTGCGGAAGATCTGATGCaaaaaattgggaaattgCAGACCAAAATGGAATCGCTCACTGAAAGCGATCGTCATAAATTCATTAGCGAGATGAAGGGATCCTTTCAGGAAGCAATTGCCCGAATCGAGCGTCGTTTGTTGACGCATTCGAATTTGGCCCAAACCTTTTCAACCTCTATATTTGTAGCTGTGATATTTCTCATCGTCTCAGTATTCG CTCTATTTGGCTTTAAGCTCTACAAATCGTTGACGGAAAAGGAGCTGAAGAAGCAGGAGAAACTTAagagcaaacaacaaaaaaaatccaagAAGTCCAATTAA
- the LOC117784521 gene encoding uncharacterized protein LOC117784521 isoform X3 → MVDLTDAGSPFQQSIPNLAFYVPAVVVFGLAALFGFKLYKSLTEKELKKQEKLKSKQQKKSKKSN, encoded by the exons ATGGTTGATTTAACTGACGCCGGCTCACCGTTTCAGCAGTCTATTCCCAATCTCGCATTTTATGTgccggctgttgttgtttttggattAGCAG CTCTATTTGGCTTTAAGCTCTACAAATCGTTGACGGAAAAGGAGCTGAAGAAGCAGGAGAAACTTAagagcaaacaacaaaaaaaatccaagAAGTCCAATTAA
- the LOC117784521 gene encoding uncharacterized protein LOC117784521 isoform X1 → MAEDPINQRAFAEDVAAAAAAGGEQGFAMPPGGGGPGSPDFKMPSADEIWKLVESMDGISDEERAELRDSIYNPKPPSPDDFLKQYGHPGHSSREYIIFFVMIALILLVFALFGFKLYKSLTEKELKKQEKLKSKQQKKSKKSN, encoded by the exons ATGGCAGAAGATCCAATAAATCAGCGGGCATTCGCCGAGGATGTggccgctgcagctgctgctggcggGGAACAGGGTTTCGCAATGCCACCAGGAGGCGGTGGACCTGGTAGTCCAGATTTTAAAATGCCCAGTGCCGATGAAATCTGGAAATTGGTCGAATCTATGGATGGTATCTCGGATGAAGAACGTGCTGAGCTGCGCGATAGTATTTACAATCCAAAGCCACCATCACCCGATGACTTCTTGAAGCAGTACGGACATCCAGGCCATAGTTCTAGAGAGTATATCATATTCTTTGTGATGATAGCATTAATATTGCTCGTCTTTG CTCTATTTGGCTTTAAGCTCTACAAATCGTTGACGGAAAAGGAGCTGAAGAAGCAGGAGAAACTTAagagcaaacaacaaaaaaaatccaagAAGTCCAATTAA
- the LOC117784560 gene encoding cytochrome b-c1 complex subunit 9: MKVIYNTLFKRTSTYAVAIIASAFFFERAIDVSSNMIFDSINKGKQWKDIKSKYE, from the exons atgaAGGTTATCTACAATACACTGTTCAAGCGGACTTCCACCTACGCTGTGGCCATCATCGCGTCTGCATTTTTCTTTGAGCGCGCCATCGATGTTAGCTcgaacatgattttcgactcCATCAACAAAGGC AAACAATGGAAGGACATCAAGAGCAAATATGAATAG
- the LOC117784559 gene encoding 39S ribosomal protein L18, mitochondrial, giving the protein MSRSARPLTSARVLHKIKELTKPASDVNCVINRNPRNLERLRIAYKPSGYHLEKPGRSYWHTLEINTSGRYVSADVKHFENGTILSASTSEWAIKQQLYKTNDTAAFVNLGHVLAQRCLRAGITEMTCNVETIAGSKLEKLLLAVQANGVSFKEPSRLTNAQPWDAYRHEKPWEVSEQSDNVTNTK; this is encoded by the coding sequence ATGTCACGCAGTGCACGTCCCCTCACGTCCGCCCGTGTGCTACACAAGATAAAGGAGCTGACGAAGCCGGCAAGTGACGTCAACTGTGTAATCAACCGCAATCCTCGGAATCTGGAGCGATTACGCATTGCATATAAACCCAGCGGTTATCACTTGGAAAAGCCGGGACGTTCCTACTGGCATACGCTGGAAATCAACACCAGCGGTCGCTATGTTAGCGCCGATGTCAAGCACTTTGAAAACGGCACGATTTTAAGTGCCAGCACCTCGGAATGGGCCATCAAACAGCAATTGTACAAAACCAACGACACTGCGGCATTTGTAAACTTGGGACACGTGCTGGCGCAACGTTGCCTCCGTGCTGGCATTACGGAAATGACCTGCAACGTGGAAACAATCGCGGGCAGCAAATTGGagaagttgttgttggctgtgcAGGCGAACGGCGTCAGTTTCAAGGAGCCAAGCAGACTGACGAATGCCCAGCCCTGGGATGCGTATCGTCACGAGAAGCCCTGGGAAGTCTCTGAGCAATCTGACAACGTTACGAACACCAAATAA